The Halobacterium sp. CBA1132 genome has a segment encoding these proteins:
- the moaC gene encoding cyclic pyranopterin monophosphate synthase MoaC — protein sequence MSDREVDGTETSERGSGEAATREADETETSERGAESADELTHTTEDGDVQMVDVGDKPDTARRAVARGEIHLSASTVDAIRGDQIGKGDVLATARVGAVQAVKHTWETIPMCHQIPITNVETDFDVRDDRVVLEVAVETTGKTGCEMEALEGVTTGLNVVWDMVKAAEKDDEGQYPGTAIEGVEVVRKEKREL from the coding sequence ATGAGTGACCGCGAGGTCGACGGAACGGAGACCTCGGAACGAGGGAGCGGCGAAGCCGCGACCCGCGAGGCCGACGAGACGGAGACCTCGGAACGAGGAGCGGAGAGCGCAGACGAGTTGACGCACACGACCGAAGACGGCGACGTGCAGATGGTGGACGTCGGCGACAAGCCCGACACGGCGCGGCGTGCGGTCGCGCGCGGCGAGATTCACCTCTCGGCGTCGACCGTCGACGCGATTCGCGGCGACCAAATCGGGAAGGGCGACGTACTCGCCACGGCGCGCGTCGGCGCGGTGCAGGCGGTCAAGCACACGTGGGAGACGATTCCGATGTGCCACCAGATTCCGATTACGAACGTCGAGACGGACTTCGACGTGCGCGACGACCGCGTCGTCCTCGAAGTCGCCGTCGAGACCACCGGGAAGACGGGCTGCGAGATGGAGGCGCTAGAGGGCGTGACGACTGGCTTGAACGTCGTCTGGGACATGGTGAAGGCCGCCGAGAAGGACGACGAGGGCCAGTACCCGGGCACCGCTATCGAGGGCGTGGAAGTGGTCCGAAAGGAGAAACGAGAACTCTAG
- a CDS encoding glycosyltransferase → MSGTPPKVAVAHYCEGAGHATRMLAVVEELEGAGYDVVLAGGGPGTKFVEANGYTEFEPRDLDFVGDFQGGGLLDVLKHSGPAIYERISQYREWFDREAPALLVTDDISAAIAASLHGQRYVYLSHDPADFYANPVERVGAWVRNRVARRGAEQFLVPKVWDGDPSIPGADGVPPMAPAGGAPEADVDVLVVPSEFSVDPDRLADALEARGRDVTLVGGDDWELQESLQPFIAGANLVICSGYSTVMEAAVAGTPTIVLPATSEQRGVVDALADTPGFYAADSIAGVEALLDSVRAPDPHANGAKRVAEVAATYLPEPPRAD, encoded by the coding sequence ATGAGCGGGACGCCCCCGAAAGTCGCCGTCGCCCACTACTGCGAGGGCGCCGGCCACGCGACCCGGATGCTGGCGGTCGTCGAGGAACTGGAAGGCGCCGGCTACGACGTGGTGCTGGCGGGCGGCGGCCCCGGGACGAAGTTCGTCGAGGCGAACGGCTACACCGAGTTCGAGCCCCGCGACCTCGACTTCGTCGGGGACTTTCAGGGCGGCGGCCTCCTCGACGTGCTGAAGCACAGCGGCCCCGCAATCTACGAGCGAATCAGCCAGTACCGCGAGTGGTTCGACCGCGAAGCACCCGCGTTGCTCGTCACCGACGACATCTCCGCGGCAATCGCCGCGTCACTGCACGGCCAGCGCTACGTCTACCTCTCGCACGACCCCGCGGACTTCTACGCGAACCCCGTCGAGCGCGTCGGCGCGTGGGTCCGCAACCGCGTCGCGCGCCGCGGCGCCGAGCAGTTCCTCGTGCCGAAAGTCTGGGACGGCGACCCCTCGATTCCGGGCGCCGACGGCGTCCCGCCGATGGCGCCCGCCGGCGGCGCGCCCGAAGCGGACGTCGACGTGCTCGTCGTTCCGAGCGAGTTCAGCGTCGACCCCGACCGACTCGCGGACGCGCTGGAAGCGCGCGGCCGGGACGTGACGCTCGTCGGCGGCGACGACTGGGAGCTACAGGAGTCCCTCCAGCCGTTCATCGCGGGCGCGAACCTCGTCATCTGCAGCGGCTACTCCACCGTGATGGAGGCCGCCGTCGCCGGCACGCCGACCATCGTATTGCCGGCGACGTCAGAACAGCGCGGCGTCGTCGACGCGCTCGCGGACACCCCCGGCTTCTACGCCGCGGACTCGATTGCGGGCGTCGAGGCGCTCCTCGACAGCGTCCGAGCGCCCGACCCGCACGCGAACGGCGCGAAGCGCGTCGCGGAAGTCGCCGCGACGTACCTGCCCGAACCTCCGCGAGCCGACTAG
- a CDS encoding RNA-binding protein, with product MSEVPFHYVDLRAFCYGTEDEVRVADALGHFLPDDVELERAESEGHLGDRIVVLSARVERADEMRHVLGQLRDGADIERIREELDQRVDDNCSLFVHLDKQEAFLGDARLGDGIALRAKVEAYPAKKEAAVENAREALS from the coding sequence ATGAGCGAGGTTCCGTTCCACTACGTCGACCTCCGGGCGTTCTGCTACGGCACGGAGGACGAGGTCCGCGTCGCCGACGCGCTCGGCCACTTCCTCCCCGACGACGTCGAACTCGAACGCGCCGAAAGCGAGGGCCACCTCGGCGACCGCATCGTCGTGCTGTCCGCGCGCGTCGAGCGCGCCGACGAGATGCGCCACGTCCTCGGCCAACTCCGCGACGGCGCCGACATCGAGCGCATCCGCGAGGAACTCGACCAGCGCGTCGACGACAACTGCTCGCTGTTCGTCCACCTCGACAAACAGGAGGCGTTCCTCGGCGACGCCCGACTCGGCGACGGCATCGCCCTGCGCGCGAAAGTCGAAGCCTACCCCGCGAAGAAGGAAGCGGCCGTCGAGAACGCCCGCGAAGCGCTGTCGTAG
- a CDS encoding ribosome assembly factor SBDS: MISLDEAVTARLETHGERFEVLVDPDAALAMKRGEFEGDLEDVIAARDVFENASRGDRPAEEDLEEVFGTTEPMDIIPEVIERGEIQITAEQRAEMQEQKRRKLINTITRNAVNPQMDNAPHPPERIESALEEAGFTVDPMETAESQVDDALDALRPVIPIRFEEVTVAVNLPPDYAGSGQAKIREFGQLDREEWQADGSWVGVLTFPAGMQNDFFDLVNEVSEGEGETTIIKEKGELDTR, from the coding sequence ATGATATCACTCGACGAGGCGGTGACCGCGCGCCTCGAAACGCACGGCGAGCGCTTCGAAGTGCTTGTCGACCCGGACGCCGCGCTCGCGATGAAACGCGGCGAGTTCGAGGGCGACCTCGAAGACGTCATCGCGGCCCGCGACGTCTTCGAGAACGCCTCCCGCGGCGACCGACCCGCCGAAGAGGACTTAGAGGAAGTGTTCGGGACGACCGAACCCATGGACATCATCCCCGAGGTCATCGAGCGCGGGGAGATTCAGATTACCGCCGAGCAGCGCGCGGAGATGCAGGAGCAGAAGCGCCGGAAACTCATCAACACCATCACGCGAAACGCGGTGAACCCGCAGATGGACAACGCCCCGCACCCCCCAGAGCGCATCGAGAGCGCGCTCGAAGAAGCCGGGTTCACGGTCGACCCGATGGAGACCGCCGAGAGCCAAGTCGACGACGCGCTGGACGCGCTCCGGCCCGTGATTCCGATTCGCTTCGAGGAAGTGACCGTCGCGGTGAACCTGCCGCCGGACTACGCCGGCAGCGGGCAGGCCAAGATTCGAGAGTTCGGGCAACTCGACCGCGAGGAGTGGCAGGCCGACGGCTCGTGGGTGGGCGTGCTGACGTTCCCCGCGGGGATGCAAAACGACTTCTTCGACCTCGTCAACGAGGTCTCGGAGGGCGAGGGTGAGACGACGATAATCAAGGAGAAAGGCGAACTCGACACGCGCTGA
- the hflX gene encoding GTPase HflX: MTGTTTKTAVVAKRVDEGGADTAEIRELVRAAGYEVGGEVTQTRTADPALQLGEGKVEELAAVVAETGAERVVFDNRLGPYQTYNLGKRLPENTEVVDRFRLILDIFGQRAQTRKAQLQVELAELRYELPRAEAKTSLAKRDERPGFMGLGEYDESREQDIKAQISRIRDELESIEKTEQQRRETRRESGFELVALAGYTNAGKSTLLRRLADDLDVDENEDLHPDLDTTAESQNKLFTTLGTTTRRLEMDRRDVLLTDTVGFISDLPHWLVESFKSTLESVYQADLVLLVVDASESIDEIREKLVTSHDTLYERNEAPIVTVFNKVDKVGDDELAEKQEALSALAPNPIAVSGKDGINLDALRDRIDAELPPRERETLVLPMTDETMSVVSWVHDHAYVRDVDYDDEQVVVDFEALPTVVEKSRAKASDLVVEA; encoded by the coding sequence GTGACCGGAACAACGACGAAGACGGCGGTCGTCGCCAAGCGCGTCGACGAAGGGGGCGCCGACACCGCCGAAATTAGGGAACTCGTCCGCGCGGCGGGCTACGAGGTCGGCGGCGAAGTGACGCAGACGCGCACGGCCGACCCCGCGCTCCAACTCGGCGAGGGGAAAGTCGAGGAGCTCGCGGCCGTCGTCGCGGAGACGGGCGCCGAGCGCGTGGTCTTCGACAACCGACTCGGCCCCTACCAGACGTACAACCTCGGCAAGCGCCTCCCCGAGAACACGGAGGTCGTCGACCGCTTCCGCCTCATCCTCGACATCTTCGGGCAGCGCGCCCAGACGCGGAAGGCCCAACTGCAGGTCGAGCTCGCGGAGCTCCGCTACGAGCTGCCGCGCGCGGAGGCGAAGACCAGCCTCGCGAAGCGCGACGAGCGCCCCGGATTCATGGGGCTGGGCGAGTACGACGAGAGCCGCGAGCAGGACATCAAAGCCCAGATCAGCCGCATCCGGGACGAACTGGAGAGCATCGAGAAGACCGAACAACAGCGCCGCGAGACGAGACGCGAGTCCGGGTTCGAGTTGGTGGCGCTTGCGGGCTACACGAACGCCGGGAAGTCGACGCTGCTGCGCCGCCTCGCCGACGACCTGGACGTCGACGAGAACGAGGACCTCCACCCCGATCTCGACACCACCGCGGAGTCCCAGAACAAACTGTTCACGACGCTCGGAACGACGACGCGCCGACTGGAGATGGACCGCCGGGACGTCCTGCTGACGGACACGGTCGGGTTCATCAGCGACCTCCCGCACTGGCTCGTGGAGTCGTTCAAGTCCACGCTCGAGTCCGTCTATCAAGCGGACCTCGTCCTGTTGGTGGTGGACGCCAGCGAGTCCATCGACGAGATTCGCGAGAAACTCGTGACGAGCCACGACACGCTCTACGAGCGCAACGAGGCGCCCATCGTCACCGTGTTCAACAAGGTGGACAAGGTCGGCGACGACGAGCTCGCCGAGAAACAGGAGGCGCTGTCGGCGCTCGCGCCGAACCCCATCGCGGTCAGCGGCAAGGACGGCATCAACCTCGACGCGCTCCGCGACCGCATCGACGCGGAACTCCCGCCGAGAGAGCGCGAGACGCTCGTCCTCCCGATGACCGACGAGACGATGAGCGTGGTGTCGTGGGTCCACGACCACGCGTACGTCCGCGACGTCGACTACGACGACGAACAGGTCGTCGTGGACTTCGAGGCGCTGCCGACTGTCGTCGAGAAGTCGCGCGCGAAGGCAAGCGACCTCGTCGTGGAAGCCTAG
- the psmA gene encoding archaeal proteasome endopeptidase complex subunit alpha: MQGQNQQQAYDRGITIFSPDGRLYQVEYAREAVKRGTPSIGVRTDGGVVLLVDKRISSPLMEEASVEKIHKADNHVGIASAGHVADARQLIDFARRDAQVERVRYDQPIGVETLTKDITDHIQQYTQVGGARPFGVALLIGGVTDGEPRLFETDPSGTPYEWKAIAIGEDRSTVQGFLEDHYDESLPLDEGVELALRALGEIRESLQPEGVGVATIDAETGAFIELTDDEIGEYLDEHDLLGGEDEDGDAGEPGDGAEDAGDDAGDDTGEE; encoded by the coding sequence ATGCAAGGACAGAACCAACAGCAGGCCTACGACCGCGGTATCACGATTTTCTCGCCGGACGGCCGCCTCTACCAGGTGGAGTACGCCCGGGAGGCCGTCAAGCGAGGGACGCCCAGCATCGGCGTGCGCACGGACGGCGGCGTCGTCCTCCTCGTCGACAAGCGCATCAGTTCGCCGCTGATGGAGGAGGCGTCCGTCGAGAAGATTCACAAGGCGGACAACCACGTCGGCATCGCGAGCGCTGGCCACGTCGCCGACGCCCGCCAGCTCATCGACTTCGCGCGTCGCGACGCCCAGGTCGAGCGCGTGCGCTACGACCAGCCCATCGGCGTGGAGACGCTGACGAAGGACATCACCGACCACATCCAGCAGTACACGCAGGTCGGCGGCGCGCGCCCGTTCGGCGTCGCGCTGCTCATCGGCGGCGTCACGGACGGCGAACCCCGCCTCTTCGAGACGGACCCCTCCGGGACGCCGTACGAGTGGAAGGCCATCGCCATCGGCGAGGACCGCTCGACCGTGCAGGGCTTCCTCGAAGACCACTACGACGAGTCGCTCCCCCTCGACGAGGGCGTCGAACTCGCGCTCCGCGCGCTCGGCGAGATTCGGGAGTCCCTCCAGCCGGAGGGCGTCGGCGTCGCCACCATCGACGCCGAGACGGGCGCGTTCATCGAGCTGACCGACGACGAAATCGGCGAGTACCTCGACGAACACGACTTACTCGGCGGAGAAGACGAGGACGGCGACGCGGGCGAACCGGGCGACGGTGCCGAGGACGCAGGCGACGACGCGGGCGACGACACCGGCGAGGAGTAG
- a CDS encoding FUN14 domain-containing protein, translating into MPDINFTTLGLEFGGGAGIGAVIGFAAKKVAKLIAVIVGLELALFKFLESRGILTVDWDRLTGGMLDLTQAANGAAPPSWVNTILSTLSVSAGFTGGFLVGFKKG; encoded by the coding sequence ATGCCGGACATCAATTTCACGACCCTCGGCCTGGAGTTCGGGGGTGGCGCTGGCATCGGCGCCGTCATCGGGTTCGCGGCGAAGAAGGTCGCGAAGCTCATCGCGGTCATCGTCGGCCTCGAGCTCGCGCTGTTCAAGTTCCTCGAATCCCGGGGCATCCTCACCGTCGACTGGGACCGCCTCACCGGCGGGATGCTCGACCTCACGCAGGCCGCCAACGGCGCCGCCCCGCCGTCGTGGGTGAACACCATCCTCTCGACGCTGTCGGTCAGCGCCGGCTTCACCGGCGGCTTCCTCGTCGGCTTCAAGAAAGGGTAA
- a CDS encoding DNA-3-methyladenine glycosylase, protein MERGAIPTTEIAGAVDVQATIESGQTYLWWRPDGATYETDGASGGNAWYRTVVDGDVVEVRQTADAIEWQSTTDAAPIVRELLGLNDDLHEIRAAATGDDLTEAAWDAYDGLRIVRDPFFGCLISFICSAQMRVERIFAMQESLRETYGDPVEYDGETVHAFPEPEALAAATEDDLRELKLGYRAPYVQRTAEMVASEELTERDIDGRAYELAREELTQFVGVGDKVADCVLLFSLGYLEAVPLDTWIRSAIEDHYPDCDRGNYADTSRAIRAQLGPYAGYTQTYLFHFLRSGGNSADRET, encoded by the coding sequence ATGGAGCGCGGCGCCATCCCGACAACCGAGATTGCGGGCGCGGTCGACGTGCAAGCTACCATCGAGAGCGGCCAGACGTACCTCTGGTGGCGGCCCGACGGCGCGACCTACGAGACAGACGGCGCGTCCGGTGGAAACGCGTGGTACCGCACCGTCGTCGACGGCGACGTCGTGGAAGTCCGTCAGACTGCGGACGCGATCGAGTGGCAGTCCACGACGGACGCGGCCCCGATCGTCCGCGAGTTGCTCGGCCTGAACGACGACCTCCACGAGATTCGCGCCGCCGCCACCGGCGACGACCTCACTGAGGCCGCGTGGGACGCCTACGACGGCCTCCGCATCGTCCGCGACCCCTTCTTCGGCTGCCTGATCTCGTTTATCTGCTCGGCGCAGATGCGCGTCGAACGCATCTTCGCGATGCAGGAATCCCTGCGCGAGACGTACGGAGACCCCGTCGAGTACGACGGCGAGACCGTCCACGCCTTCCCCGAACCCGAGGCGCTGGCGGCCGCAACCGAGGACGACCTCCGCGAACTGAAACTCGGCTACCGCGCGCCGTACGTCCAGCGCACGGCCGAGATGGTTGCCTCCGAGGAACTCACAGAGCGCGACATCGACGGTCGCGCGTACGAACTCGCCCGCGAGGAACTCACGCAGTTCGTCGGCGTCGGCGACAAGGTCGCGGACTGCGTGTTGTTGTTCTCGCTGGGGTACCTCGAAGCGGTCCCGCTGGACACGTGGATTCGCTCGGCCATCGAGGACCACTACCCGGACTGCGACCGCGGCAACTACGCCGACACCTCCCGCGCGATTCGCGCGCAACTCGGCCCCTACGCCGGCTACACGCAGACGTACCTCTTCCACTTCCTCCGAAGCGGTGGAAATTCGGCGGACAGAGAGACGTAA
- a CDS encoding RNase P subunit p30 family protein — protein MYEAVHAHPDGDSTVARFAATAASVGYDGVVVRSRSDARPDVDYEGVAEEYGIDVVSGVELDAEDTSQASGAIGSLRDQATVLSVRGGTPELNRFVAESPRADVLAGPMRGSGDVNHVVVKAAKRNAVHVEFDFSAVLRASGGERVQALRGLRKLRELVDHYDAPYVVSADPESHLHLRGPRELLAVGEEVGFERDQIRQGLAAWGELAERNRHRTSEEFIAEGVERGRYEEDG, from the coding sequence GTGTACGAGGCCGTTCACGCGCACCCGGACGGCGACAGCACCGTCGCGCGGTTCGCCGCGACAGCCGCGAGCGTCGGCTACGACGGCGTGGTGGTGCGGAGCCGTTCGGACGCCCGCCCGGACGTCGATTACGAGGGCGTCGCCGAGGAGTACGGCATCGACGTGGTGTCGGGCGTCGAACTCGACGCCGAGGACACGTCGCAGGCGAGCGGCGCCATCGGCAGTCTGCGCGACCAAGCGACGGTGCTGTCGGTGCGCGGCGGCACGCCCGAATTGAACCGATTCGTCGCGGAGTCACCGCGAGCGGACGTGCTGGCGGGGCCGATGCGCGGGAGCGGCGACGTGAATCACGTCGTCGTGAAGGCTGCCAAGCGCAACGCCGTCCACGTGGAGTTCGACTTCTCAGCGGTGTTGCGCGCCAGCGGCGGAGAGCGCGTGCAGGCGCTGCGCGGCCTGCGGAAACTCCGCGAACTCGTCGACCACTACGACGCGCCGTACGTCGTGAGCGCCGACCCCGAGTCGCACCTCCACTTACGCGGGCCCCGCGAACTGCTCGCCGTCGGCGAGGAAGTCGGGTTCGAGCGCGACCAGATTCGGCAGGGGCTGGCGGCGTGGGGCGAACTCGCCGAACGCAACCGCCACCGGACGTCCGAGGAGTTCATTGCGGAGGGCGTCGAACGTGGCAGGTATGAAGAAGACGGTTGA
- a CDS encoding acylphosphatase — protein sequence MSERTRAHVLVSGKVQGVYYRATTREQATERGVDGWVRNLQDGRVEAVFEGPEDDVEAIVEWCHEGSPAARVDDVEVEYDDPEGHDSFEIRR from the coding sequence ATGAGCGAGCGCACTCGCGCACACGTGCTGGTCTCCGGGAAGGTACAGGGCGTCTACTACCGCGCGACCACCCGAGAGCAAGCCACCGAGCGCGGCGTCGATGGTTGGGTGCGGAACCTCCAAGATGGCCGCGTCGAAGCCGTCTTCGAAGGACCCGAGGACGACGTCGAGGCGATAGTGGAGTGGTGCCACGAGGGCAGTCCCGCGGCGCGCGTCGACGATGTCGAGGTTGAGTACGACGACCCCGAGGGCCACGACAGCTTCGAGATTCGGCGCTGA
- a CDS encoding class I SAM-dependent methyltransferase, whose product MKKTVDEHAARFDELAASYDDEKSAEYNECVALVLEHAAPDSDDTVLDLGCGTGAIALGLAEDAGRVVGRDISEGMMDEARRKADERGFENVEFGEGQFREPNFDGDVDAGSAEPPRADARDASVDIVTSNFAMHHLSDAEKREAISVIAGLGPRRIVLGDVMFFGEPDPEEPFYSPEVDDPATVGVLADAFTDEGYALTAVEMVHEQVGVLVAERQQPQ is encoded by the coding sequence ATGAAGAAGACGGTTGACGAGCACGCCGCGCGCTTCGACGAACTCGCGGCCAGCTACGACGACGAGAAGTCCGCGGAGTACAACGAGTGCGTCGCGCTCGTCCTCGAACACGCTGCGCCCGACAGCGACGACACCGTCCTCGACTTGGGGTGTGGGACGGGTGCCATCGCGCTCGGCCTCGCCGAGGACGCGGGTCGAGTCGTGGGTCGCGACATCAGCGAGGGGATGATGGACGAGGCGCGGCGCAAAGCCGACGAGCGAGGCTTCGAGAACGTCGAATTCGGCGAGGGCCAGTTCCGCGAGCCGAACTTCGACGGGGATGTGGACGCCGGGTCGGCGGAGCCGCCCCGTGCAGACGCTCGCGATGCGAGCGTCGACATCGTGACCTCGAACTTCGCGATGCACCACCTCAGCGACGCGGAGAAGCGCGAGGCCATCTCCGTCATCGCGGGCCTCGGGCCGCGGCGAATCGTGCTCGGGGACGTGATGTTCTTTGGCGAGCCGGACCCTGAGGAGCCGTTCTACAGTCCCGAGGTGGACGACCCCGCGACGGTAGGCGTGCTCGCGGACGCGTTCACGGACGAGGGGTACGCGCTCACCGCCGTCGAGATGGTCCACGAGCAGGTCGGCGTGCTCGTCGCGGAGCGACAACAACCACAGTAG
- a CDS encoding Rpp14/Pop5 family protein, with protein MKHLPKHLRPRWRYLAVDLEAWPDADVSQGDFQRSVWFAAQNLYGDTGSADADLRVLQFSFADGSGDALVRVRHGEVERGRAALACVDDVRGDAVRVAVCGVSGTIRAAEEKYLGRPGESAAEASVAFAGDTRPAVSRGDLVDIESEDGFVGATDLDC; from the coding sequence GTGAAACACCTCCCGAAGCACCTCCGGCCGCGGTGGCGCTACCTCGCCGTCGACCTGGAGGCGTGGCCCGACGCCGACGTCTCACAGGGCGACTTCCAGCGCAGCGTCTGGTTCGCCGCGCAGAACCTCTACGGGGACACCGGCAGCGCGGACGCCGACCTGCGCGTGCTGCAGTTCTCGTTCGCGGACGGCAGCGGCGACGCGCTCGTCCGCGTCCGCCACGGCGAAGTCGAGCGCGGGCGGGCGGCGCTGGCGTGCGTCGACGACGTGCGCGGTGACGCTGTCAGGGTGGCGGTATGCGGCGTCTCCGGCACGATACGCGCCGCTGAGGAAAAGTATTTAGGACGGCCGGGTGAATCCGCAGCCGAAGCCAGCGTCGCGTTCGCGGGCGACACCCGCCCGGCAGTCAGCCGAGGTGACCTCGTCGACATCGAGTCCGAGGACGGGTTCGTGGGCGCGACGGACCTCGACTGCTAA
- a CDS encoding bifunctional ADP-dependent NAD(P)H-hydrate dehydratase/NAD(P)H-hydrate epimerase — MITSERMAAVDRNAAAVGVPREQLMESSGNAVARAVRETADAGASIAVVAGRGNNGGDAFVAARFLGEYDVTVHLLGRPETITTDISRANWGALQQAEIPTEVVKDASALDIGDPDVVVDAVLGTGVSGAPREPEASAIEAINDADAPAVAVDVPSGMDADTGETPGVAVDADRVVTFHDVKPALVDREDVTVADIGIPEAAELFVGPGDLQQLERDPHAHKGEFGRVLVVGGGPYTGAPALSAQAALRAGADLAYLAVPDSIADTVQGYSENLIVDAYVGTRLLPEHVDEILDRAADVDVVLLGPGLGDADDTLAAVRRFLAAYDGKAVVDADALQVVPDVETDADLVCTPHQGELKKMGGASAEGWRERANALESFAADLGQTVLVKGAYDVVSDGETTRVNRTGNPGMTVGGTGDVLAGATAAMFSTLDGVPAASVGAYANGAAGDHVVDDHGYGLLATDLLDALPAALWGDDDE; from the coding sequence ATGATTACCAGCGAGCGGATGGCCGCCGTCGACCGGAACGCGGCGGCGGTCGGCGTGCCGCGCGAGCAACTGATGGAGTCCAGCGGGAACGCCGTCGCGCGCGCCGTCCGCGAGACGGCCGACGCGGGCGCGAGCATCGCCGTCGTCGCGGGCCGCGGGAACAACGGCGGGGACGCCTTCGTCGCGGCGCGCTTCCTCGGCGAGTACGACGTCACGGTCCACCTGCTCGGGCGCCCCGAGACCATCACGACGGACATCAGCCGAGCGAACTGGGGCGCGCTCCAGCAGGCCGAAATTCCCACGGAAGTCGTGAAAGACGCCAGCGCCCTCGACATCGGCGACCCGGATGTCGTGGTCGACGCGGTGCTCGGAACGGGCGTCTCGGGCGCGCCACGCGAACCGGAGGCGTCGGCTATCGAAGCCATCAACGACGCGGACGCGCCCGCCGTCGCCGTGGACGTGCCCTCCGGGATGGACGCGGACACCGGCGAGACCCCAGGCGTCGCCGTCGACGCCGACCGCGTGGTGACGTTCCACGACGTGAAGCCCGCACTCGTGGACCGGGAGGACGTTACGGTTGCAGACATCGGTATTCCAGAAGCGGCGGAACTGTTCGTCGGCCCGGGCGACCTCCAGCAACTCGAACGCGACCCGCACGCCCACAAGGGCGAGTTCGGGCGCGTGCTCGTCGTCGGTGGCGGCCCGTACACGGGCGCGCCCGCGTTGAGCGCGCAGGCTGCGCTGCGAGCGGGCGCGGACCTCGCGTACCTCGCGGTCCCCGACAGCATCGCCGACACCGTGCAGGGGTACAGCGAGAACCTCATCGTCGACGCGTACGTCGGGACGCGCCTGCTCCCCGAGCACGTCGACGAGATTCTCGACCGCGCCGCCGACGTCGACGTGGTCCTTCTCGGGCCGGGTCTCGGCGACGCCGACGACACCCTCGCTGCAGTCCGGCGTTTCCTCGCGGCCTACGACGGGAAGGCGGTCGTCGACGCCGACGCGCTGCAGGTGGTTCCGGACGTGGAGACGGACGCGGACCTCGTCTGTACGCCCCACCAAGGGGAACTGAAGAAGATGGGGGGAGCAAGTGCCGAGGGCTGGCGCGAGCGCGCGAACGCCCTCGAATCGTTCGCCGCCGACCTCGGGCAGACGGTGCTCGTGAAGGGCGCCTACGACGTGGTCTCGGACGGCGAGACGACTCGAGTCAACCGCACTGGGAACCCCGGGATGACCGTCGGCGGCACCGGCGACGTGCTCGCGGGCGCGACGGCCGCGATGTTCTCGACCCTGGACGGCGTCCCCGCGGCGAGCGTCGGCGCGTACGCGAACGGGGCCGCCGGCGACCACGTCGTCGACGACCACGGCTACGGCCTGCTCGCCACCGACCTGCTGGATGCGCTCCCGGCGGCGCTGTGGGGTGACGACGATGAGTGA